One window of Sphingobacteriales bacterium genomic DNA carries:
- the recQ gene encoding DNA helicase RecQ: protein MKKTIIVTPADPLTPLQTLKEYFGYSTFRPMQADIIDSVLSGNDTLVLMPTGGGKSVCYQLPAMMMQGIGIVVSPLIALMKDQVEALRLNGIPAAYINSSQELDSLIRTEQECLSGKIKLLYVSPEKVQTDGFQNFLSRLQINLFAIDEAHCISFWGHDFRPEYGQLRVLRKQFPQIPFIALTATADKVTRTDIVQQLGLTNAKTFITSFDRPNLSLAVLPAIDRIKHIVRFLDEHPRQAGIIYCISRGGTESLAEKLRQRGFNAAAYHAGLSADERNRVQEAFLRDDITIVCATVAFGMGIDKSNVRFVLHYNLPANIESYYQEIGRAGRDGLPGKAIMFYTISDVMQRRKFIEDDGGAVKELKLAKLQLLQRFAEAQLCRRRILLNYFGQHSGSDCGNCDICRHPKHPFDGTELAQKALSAVARLKEAAPMSTVVDVLRGVRTSGVVKNRYDQIKTFGAGKDLKPSEWSDYIIQLIQLGLLEIAYQQHYALTLTPESKAVLFEGKRVNLVKNAPPVASEPQKHPKTGKQPISKTNQQVNDLFERLRQVRKKLADEQKVPAFVVFSDAVLYEMVRYLPQTTDDMLKINGIGFRKMTDYGDIFLKEIKDYLNENNQHI from the coding sequence GTGAAGAAAACAATTATTGTAACTCCTGCTGATCCATTGACCCCTTTACAGACGTTAAAAGAATATTTTGGTTACTCGACATTCAGACCGATGCAGGCCGACATTATTGATTCGGTGTTGAGTGGCAACGATACTTTGGTGCTGATGCCGACCGGTGGCGGCAAATCGGTTTGTTATCAGCTTCCTGCCATGATGATGCAGGGAATTGGCATTGTTGTTTCGCCGCTCATTGCCCTGATGAAAGATCAGGTAGAAGCACTCAGACTTAACGGAATTCCGGCGGCATATATCAACAGTTCACAGGAACTCGACTCTCTGATCAGAACAGAACAGGAATGTCTTTCCGGCAAAATTAAGTTGTTGTATGTATCGCCCGAAAAAGTACAAACCGATGGTTTTCAGAATTTTTTATCTCGACTTCAGATTAACCTGTTTGCCATTGACGAAGCGCACTGCATCTCGTTTTGGGGACACGATTTCAGACCCGAATACGGACAGTTGCGGGTTCTCAGAAAGCAGTTTCCGCAAATTCCGTTTATCGCTCTGACTGCCACTGCCGACAAGGTAACCCGAACCGATATTGTGCAGCAATTGGGATTAACAAACGCAAAGACATTTATCACTTCTTTCGACCGGCCAAACCTCAGCTTAGCTGTACTCCCCGCTATTGACCGGATAAAACATATCGTCCGGTTTTTGGATGAACACCCCCGACAGGCAGGCATTATCTACTGCATCAGCAGAGGCGGAACAGAAAGTCTGGCCGAAAAACTGCGGCAGCGGGGGTTTAATGCCGCTGCTTATCATGCCGGATTGTCTGCTGACGAACGCAACCGGGTACAGGAAGCGTTTTTGAGGGATGATATTACCATTGTTTGTGCAACGGTTGCATTTGGGATGGGCATAGACAAGTCGAATGTGCGGTTTGTTCTGCACTATAACCTGCCTGCCAATATAGAAAGCTATTATCAGGAAATCGGCAGGGCAGGTCGGGACGGTTTGCCCGGCAAAGCAATTATGTTCTATACTATTTCGGATGTGATGCAGCGCCGGAAATTTATTGAAGATGACGGGGGAGCAGTCAAAGAACTCAAATTAGCAAAACTGCAACTCTTACAGCGTTTTGCAGAAGCGCAACTCTGCCGCCGCCGCATATTGCTCAACTACTTCGGCCAACATTCCGGCAGCGACTGCGGAAACTGTGATATTTGCCGGCATCCGAAACACCCTTTTGACGGTACTGAGTTGGCGCAGAAAGCACTTTCGGCCGTTGCACGTTTAAAAGAAGCTGCTCCGATGAGTACGGTTGTTGATGTGTTGAGAGGGGTGAGAACTTCGGGGGTGGTAAAAAACCGGTATGACCAAATCAAAACCTTCGGTGCAGGAAAAGACCTCAAACCTTCTGAATGGTCGGACTATATTATTCAGCTCATACAGTTAGGGCTGTTAGAAATAGCCTATCAGCAACACTACGCCCTCACCCTGACCCCTGAAAGCAAGGCTGTGCTGTTTGAAGGGAAAAGGGTGAATTTGGTGAAAAATGCTCCTCCTGTCGCTTCTGAACCTCAAAAACATCCAAAAACTGGGAAACAGCCTATTTCAAAAACAAACCAGCAAGTCAATGATTTATTTGAGCGTTTAAGGCAAGTTCGTAAAAAACTGGCAGATGAGCAAAAGGTTCCTGCTTTTGTGGTTTTTTCTGATGCTGTTTTGTATGAAATGGTCAGATACCTGCCCCAAACAACGGACGATATGTTAAAGATTAACGGCATTGGCTTTAGAAAAATGACCGATTACGGAGACATTTTCCTAAAGGAAATTAAAGACTATCTGAACGAAAATAATCAGCATATTTAG
- a CDS encoding MerC domain-containing protein, with protein sequence MFKEARMYLLEKGLPSAGTFLTLLCAVHCMAVPLFLLSGSVFAVSLLTNPWVELMLLPPAFALVGYTLYKHYRHHRRRLPIHLFIAGALAGTFGLLFHIHILIGISAVLILIAQFFNHKLHKVYCAH encoded by the coding sequence ATGTTTAAAGAAGCACGCATGTATCTATTAGAAAAAGGATTACCCTCTGCAGGTACATTCCTGACTCTGCTTTGTGCAGTTCACTGTATGGCGGTTCCTTTGTTTTTGTTGTCAGGTTCGGTGTTTGCGGTGTCGCTGCTCACAAATCCCTGGGTCGAATTGATGTTGCTCCCTCCTGCCTTTGCATTAGTAGGATACACTCTCTATAAACACTATCGCCACCACCGCCGAAGGTTGCCCATCCACCTCTTTATTGCCGGTGCTCTTGCCGGAACATTCGGGCTTTTATTTCATATTCATATCCTCATCGGAATCAGTGCGGTTTTGATTTTGATTGCTCAGTTTTTTAACCACAAACTACACAAGGTTTACTGCGCTCATTAA
- a CDS encoding ISAs1 family transposase produces the protein MICSFRKVKATGKSTSEKRYYIASIEMIPERACRITREHWGIENKLHWVLDAVMGEDKSKKRAGNTGANFSVLQK, from the coding sequence ATGATATGCAGCTTCAGAAAAGTAAAAGCAACCGGCAAAAGCACTTCGGAAAAGCGTTATTACATAGCAAGTATAGAGATGATTCCCGAGCGGGCATGCAGGATAACACGAGAACATTGGGGGATAGAAAACAAACTGCATTGGGTTTTAGATGCCGTTATGGGAGAGGATAAGAGTAAAAAACGTGCCGGAAATACCGGTGCCAATTTTTCTGTTCTACAAAAATAG
- a CDS encoding sulfotransferase: MSMLKAIANYKSQIALPAISGGNIKALFKTIRQGKVSTQYYGRVIASFFMSALTEPFRIIERMRFNQTLDSKPLNQPPVFIIGHWRSGTTHLHNFIGKDPRMGYVSTYHSVFPEMLFVQPARFIFESFMRFALPKKRQGDNVVMNADFPQEEEFALGNIHALCYYNFWYFPSRTLDYYKRYIDFEGIRPSELNIWKTEYGRLIKKALLNTKGEQFVSKNPPNTGRIKLLLEMFPNARFIHIYRNPVEVFLSTKKFITSMMPSLQLETMNDQLITDNIFEVYKKIMTKYLNTRSLIPKGQLSEVCFETFEQNPTEELHRIYTELSLPGFEQAAPKFAKYATKEKSYQKNRFLIDSNILNRILDEWGFAMNEWGYQVPAHIEVKQETDTLPETLSHSNR; encoded by the coding sequence ATGAGTATGTTAAAGGCAATAGCCAACTACAAAAGTCAGATAGCCTTGCCCGCCATCAGCGGAGGAAACATCAAAGCCTTGTTTAAAACCATTCGTCAGGGGAAAGTTTCAACCCAATACTATGGACGGGTGATTGCCTCGTTTTTTATGAGCGCCCTGACAGAGCCGTTCCGGATAATTGAGCGAATGCGCTTTAACCAAACATTGGATAGCAAGCCCTTAAACCAACCGCCGGTATTTATAATCGGTCACTGGCGAAGCGGCACCACGCATCTGCACAATTTTATCGGCAAAGATCCCAGAATGGGGTATGTGTCCACCTATCATTCCGTGTTTCCCGAAATGCTGTTTGTTCAACCTGCAAGATTCATTTTTGAAAGTTTCATGCGGTTTGCCCTTCCCAAAAAGCGGCAAGGCGACAATGTGGTGATGAATGCAGACTTTCCGCAGGAAGAAGAATTTGCTTTGGGCAATATCCACGCTTTATGTTATTACAATTTCTGGTATTTCCCTTCGAGAACGCTCGACTATTACAAGCGCTATATTGATTTTGAGGGCATTCGTCCATCAGAGTTGAACATCTGGAAAACAGAATATGGCCGACTGATCAAAAAAGCACTGCTCAATACCAAAGGCGAGCAATTTGTTTCAAAAAACCCGCCCAATACCGGCAGAATCAAACTGCTGCTTGAAATGTTTCCCAATGCGCGGTTCATTCACATTTACCGCAACCCGGTAGAGGTGTTTTTGTCCACCAAAAAGTTTATTACCAGCATGATGCCCAGCCTTCAGTTGGAAACCATGAACGACCAACTGATTACCGACAATATTTTTGAGGTGTACAAAAAAATAATGACCAAATATCTGAATACGCGCTCCCTAATTCCCAAAGGTCAACTTTCGGAAGTTTGTTTTGAAACGTTTGAACAAAATCCCACCGAAGAACTTCATCGCATATATACCGAGCTTAGCTTGCCGGGGTTTGAACAGGCAGCCCCTAAATTTGCAAAATATGCTACCAAGGAAAAAAGCTACCAGAAAAACCGTTTTTTAATAGACTCCAACATCCTGAACCGTATTTTGGACGAATGGGGGTTTGCCATGAATGAATGGGGATATCAGGTGCCTGCACATATAGAGGTAAAACAGGAAACTGACACACTGCCGGAAACACTCAGCCACTCGAACCGGTAA
- a CDS encoding class I SAM-dependent methyltransferase, protein MSASTDTGRHCPYCFADNSRKLYETLDMYDHTFQVNQCNNCNTVFLSPNPTPEQLEQAYSESYYGEQEQKFNTLVERVVDFFRKQRAGIISGYIPSTAKVLDIGCGNGRFLYHLLKKGNYEAYGIELPGKAAERASKVEGLILKQGKLEPGDFQDSSLDAVTMFHVIEHLDQPRQTLQIIGQIVKPGGIAYISMPNIDSWQSRLFKGKWLHLDPPRHVFFLSPRHLQHEMQQLGFQLEKERYFNPEYNPFGMQQSLLNMVSPKRELLFEHLKGNRQYVGNFSTAALMLQSLFFKATFPLFILSDALESAFKKGATVEMVFRKQDSNL, encoded by the coding sequence ATGAGCGCTTCCACCGATACCGGCCGGCATTGTCCTTACTGCTTTGCCGACAACAGCCGCAAGTTGTATGAAACCCTGGATATGTATGACCATACCTTTCAGGTCAATCAATGCAATAACTGTAACACCGTGTTTCTTTCGCCCAACCCTACCCCCGAACAGTTGGAACAGGCTTATTCCGAATCTTACTACGGAGAGCAGGAACAGAAATTCAATACTTTGGTGGAGCGGGTCGTTGATTTTTTCCGGAAACAGCGCGCCGGAATAATCAGCGGTTATATTCCTTCAACGGCAAAGGTTTTGGATATTGGATGTGGCAACGGCAGGTTTTTATACCATCTTTTGAAAAAGGGCAATTACGAAGCATACGGCATTGAATTGCCCGGAAAAGCGGCAGAAAGAGCCTCAAAAGTGGAAGGTTTGATTTTGAAACAGGGTAAATTAGAACCCGGTGATTTTCAGGATTCTTCTTTAGATGCGGTTACCATGTTCCACGTTATAGAGCATCTCGACCAACCCCGTCAAACCCTCCAAATCATCGGGCAAATTGTGAAGCCCGGAGGAATTGCCTATATCTCCATGCCCAATATTGATAGCTGGCAAAGCCGCCTTTTTAAAGGAAAATGGTTGCATTTAGACCCCCCGCGCCATGTTTTCTTTTTGTCCCCCCGACATTTACAACACGAAATGCAACAATTGGGCTTTCAATTGGAAAAAGAACGATATTTTAACCCCGAATACAACCCTTTTGGGATGCAGCAAAGTTTGCTCAATATGGTGTCACCTAAAAGAGAACTGTTGTTCGAACATTTAAAGGGCAACAGACAATATGTGGGTAATTTTTCGACTGCCGCACTGATGCTTCAGTCCCTGTTTTTCAAAGCTACTTTCCCGCTTTTTATACTGTCTGATGCCTTGGAATCGGCTTTCAAAAAAGGCGCAACCGTTGAAATGGTTTTCAGAAAACAAGACAGCAATTTATAA
- a CDS encoding transcriptional repressor, whose protein sequence is MPDLEAISLLKHNNLRLTDCRKEVIEIFFSRHHAVSQPELEHQLDRYDRVTLYRTLSTFLNKGIIHRVLDDSGLTKYALCAGECNEHRHEDEHVHFKCIKCDNTICIDALSVPVITLPEGFTYIDSNFLVRGICKKCQVQRTN, encoded by the coding sequence ATGCCCGATTTAGAAGCTATAAGCCTGTTGAAGCACAACAATTTGAGATTGACCGATTGCCGGAAAGAAGTCATCGAAATTTTTTTTTCCAGACATCATGCAGTCAGCCAACCTGAGTTGGAGCATCAACTCGATCGTTACGACCGCGTTACGCTGTACAGAACGCTCAGCACTTTTTTAAACAAAGGCATTATCCACAGAGTTTTGGACGATTCGGGCTTGACTAAATATGCGCTTTGTGCGGGCGAATGTAATGAACATCGTCATGAAGACGAGCATGTCCATTTTAAATGTATTAAATGCGATAATACCATCTGTATAGATGCACTCAGTGTTCCGGTCATCACCTTACCCGAAGGGTTTACGTATATAGATTCCAATTTTTTAGTGCGCGGGATATGCAAGAAATGTCAAGTTCAGCGGACCAACTAA
- a CDS encoding SDR family oxidoreductase codes for MFAPHIFDDKIVVVTGGGSGIGMAIAGQFLKYGAKVYIASRKEERLQESLKTLQPLGNCDAFALDIRNPEQAEQFANYIKEKDGRLDILINNAGGQFPSAAEMISTNGWNAVINTNLNGTFYLTRQMFLSFFMNQQHGTVVNIIANIYRGFPGMAHTGAARAGVDNLTKTLAVEWSPYNVRINAIAPGIIKSSGLDQYPPDMLKGITDKIPLKRLGETSEVAYLTLFLSSPMAGFITGETVYIDGGQRLWGDMWEM; via the coding sequence TTGTTCGCTCCTCATATTTTTGATGATAAAATAGTCGTAGTTACCGGCGGCGGTAGTGGTATCGGTATGGCCATTGCCGGTCAATTTTTAAAATACGGCGCAAAAGTATATATCGCTTCACGCAAGGAAGAGCGATTGCAGGAATCCCTGAAAACTTTGCAACCTTTGGGCAATTGCGATGCCTTTGCCTTAGACATCCGAAACCCCGAACAGGCAGAGCAGTTTGCCAACTACATCAAGGAAAAAGACGGGAGATTAGATATTCTGATCAACAATGCCGGAGGGCAGTTTCCTTCGGCTGCCGAAATGATTTCGACCAACGGTTGGAACGCCGTCATTAACACCAATCTGAACGGCACATTTTACCTCACCCGTCAGATGTTCCTCTCCTTTTTTATGAACCAACAACACGGAACGGTGGTCAATATTATTGCCAATATTTATCGCGGTTTCCCCGGAATGGCACATACCGGCGCTGCCCGTGCCGGAGTGGACAACCTGACCAAAACGCTTGCGGTGGAATGGTCGCCCTACAATGTGCGCATCAATGCCATTGCCCCCGGCATCATCAAATCTTCCGGTTTAGACCAATATCCTCCCGATATGCTCAAGGGTATTACCGATAAAATCCCCCTGAAACGGTTGGGCGAAACCTCGGAAGTGGCCTACCTCACCCTGTTTCTCAGCAGCCCTATGGCAGGTTTTATTACCGGAGAAACCGTATATATTGACGGAGGCCAACGGCTTTGGGGCGATATGTGGGAAATGTGA
- a CDS encoding ISAs1 family transposase, protein MTEKVPLTSVIITGFKKFPDNRKPFKVYYELSEVLFLVFCSLLCGCSSFEEISDFGQLKLDWLRKHLPYKKGIPSHDTINRLLSILNTKQLEKVLSGICQYSIHLTNGSIVNIDGKRLSGSATIKEQQTKNTEGGRHAVVMVNVYCDAVKACLASIEVSGKAGEKNAITEILEVLDLSNCILTLDAGYCYTDVAKEIIEAQADYVMGVKKNQPKLLAAAEQLLSQDSNTETYAGKEEDSHGRLEQRTCKVVNLSKMTNP, encoded by the coding sequence ATGACAGAGAAAGTCCCGTTAACCTCCGTAATCATTACCGGTTTCAAGAAGTTTCCCGATAACCGCAAACCTTTTAAGGTTTATTATGAACTTTCGGAGGTGCTTTTTTTGGTATTTTGTTCTTTACTTTGCGGTTGCAGTTCTTTTGAAGAGATATCCGACTTTGGTCAGCTTAAGTTGGATTGGCTCCGCAAACACTTACCATACAAGAAAGGTATTCCCAGTCACGACACGATCAATCGTTTGTTGAGCATCTTGAATACCAAGCAATTAGAAAAAGTGTTATCCGGTATATGTCAATATTCTATTCATCTGACAAATGGCTCGATAGTGAATATAGACGGTAAAAGGTTGTCGGGAAGTGCAACGATAAAGGAGCAGCAAACCAAGAATACGGAGGGCGGTCGTCATGCTGTCGTGATGGTAAATGTCTATTGTGATGCCGTTAAAGCCTGTTTGGCGAGTATCGAGGTATCGGGTAAGGCAGGAGAGAAGAACGCAATAACGGAGATATTGGAAGTGTTGGATTTAAGCAATTGCATTTTAACTTTAGATGCGGGCTATTGCTACACTGATGTAGCCAAGGAGATTATTGAAGCACAAGCCGACTATGTGATGGGAGTAAAAAAGAATCAACCAAAATTGCTTGCAGCAGCAGAGCAACTTCTTTCACAAGACAGTAATACCGAAACTTATGCAGGGAAAGAAGAAGACAGTCATGGTCGTTTGGAGCAGCGAACCTGCAAAGTGGTCAATTTATCAAAAATGACCAATCCCTAA
- a CDS encoding four helix bundle protein, translating into MKEEENTQGFIPTHGGYRNLLSYQKAEIIFDGTHYFTKRFFKKYDRTIDQMVQAARSGKQNIAEASIASATSKETEIKLTNVARASLEELQIDYEDFLRTQKLPLWDKEHKLVARLRELNKSTDCATYETFKKAIEHESPEICANTMITLIKICTYLLKQQIKQLEAAFIKEGGLRERMTKARIEERKKKK; encoded by the coding sequence ATGAAAGAAGAAGAAAACACCCAAGGCTTTATCCCCACCCACGGTGGTTACCGCAACCTGCTCAGTTATCAGAAAGCGGAAATCATCTTTGATGGCACCCACTATTTTACCAAACGCTTTTTTAAGAAATACGACCGCACCATCGACCAAATGGTACAGGCCGCCCGCAGCGGCAAACAAAACATTGCAGAGGCCAGCATAGCAAGCGCCACCTCAAAAGAAACAGAAATAAAACTGACCAATGTAGCCCGCGCCAGTTTAGAAGAACTGCAAATAGATTATGAAGATTTTTTAAGAACACAGAAGCTGCCCCTTTGGGACAAAGAACACAAGTTAGTAGCCCGCCTGCGCGAGCTTAACAAAAGCACAGACTGTGCTACTTATGAAACCTTTAAAAAAGCTATTGAGCACGAAAGCCCGGAGATATGTGCCAATACGATGATTACTTTGATTAAAATTTGCACCTATCTGCTGAAACAGCAGATAAAGCAATTGGAAGCTGCTTTTATCAAAGAAGGTGGTTTAAGAGAACGAATGACCAAGGCAAGAATAGAAGAGAGAAAGAAAAAGAAGTAA
- the sulP gene encoding sulfate permease, whose translation MLQPKILTTLKNYNRQQFVSDLIAGIIVGIVALPLAIAFGIASGVSPQNGLITAIVAGFIISLLGGSRVQIGGPTGAFIVVVYGVVDKFGLDGLLIATFMAGVMLVLMGLFRLGTVIKFMPYPVVVGFTSGIAVVIFSSQIKDFLGLPIDKVPADFFEKWVIYLQYIGNINWFAFGMALTSVLLIVYFPRISRTIPGSLAAIVLTTAATLIWNIPVETIGSRFGQIASVLPTLQIPEIESFEVLKSLIQPAFTIAMLGAVESLLSAMVADGIIGGNHRSNMELVAQGAANMIVPLVGGIPATGAIARTMTNIKNGGRTPVAGIVHALTLLVIMLFLGKWAQLIPMPCLAGILVMVAYNMSEWRSFRDLLSHPKSDVAVLLTTFFLTVVLDLTIAIQIGVIMALVLFVKRTAETSEIQVIKNQFNAETSDELTDSGDNLSLALPPDTEVYEINGPFFFGAANKFDEALRRVGSRRPKVRIIRMSKAPFIDSTGLNNLRSLCKKSKTEQIQVILAEVNEQPLSVILKAGIDQLLGENNICPSIETALERARQLTGSSG comes from the coding sequence ATGTTACAACCTAAGATTCTGACCACGCTTAAAAACTACAACCGGCAACAGTTTGTCTCCGACCTGATAGCCGGTATTATTGTCGGAATTGTTGCTTTGCCTTTGGCCATTGCGTTTGGAATTGCATCGGGTGTTTCGCCACAAAACGGGTTGATTACCGCCATTGTTGCCGGGTTTATTATTTCGTTATTAGGCGGCAGCCGCGTGCAGATAGGCGGCCCGACCGGGGCATTCATTGTTGTAGTGTATGGTGTTGTTGACAAGTTCGGATTAGATGGGTTGTTGATTGCAACCTTTATGGCGGGGGTGATGCTGGTGTTGATGGGTTTGTTCAGGTTAGGCACGGTGATTAAATTTATGCCCTATCCGGTCGTTGTCGGGTTTACGAGCGGCATTGCGGTGGTCATTTTTTCGTCTCAGATAAAAGATTTTCTGGGATTGCCTATTGACAAAGTACCTGCCGATTTTTTTGAAAAATGGGTAATATACTTGCAATATATCGGCAACATCAATTGGTTTGCTTTTGGCATGGCACTCACCTCGGTTCTGCTGATTGTTTATTTTCCCCGCATCAGCCGCACCATACCCGGATCGTTGGCAGCCATTGTACTGACCACTGCTGCAACCCTGATCTGGAACATTCCGGTAGAAACCATCGGCAGCCGGTTCGGGCAAATAGCAAGTGTGCTTCCAACCTTGCAAATTCCTGAGATAGAGAGTTTTGAAGTTTTAAAATCGCTGATTCAGCCGGCCTTTACCATTGCCATGCTTGGTGCCGTAGAATCTTTACTTTCTGCTATGGTAGCCGATGGCATTATCGGCGGCAACCACCGTTCAAATATGGAATTAGTGGCACAGGGGGCTGCCAATATGATTGTTCCTTTGGTGGGAGGTATTCCGGCCACCGGTGCGATTGCCCGCACCATGACCAACATCAAAAACGGCGGACGAACCCCCGTTGCCGGCATTGTTCATGCCCTTACTTTGCTCGTCATCATGTTGTTTTTAGGCAAATGGGCACAGCTTATCCCGATGCCTTGTTTGGCCGGTATTTTGGTGATGGTGGCTTACAACATGAGCGAGTGGCGTTCGTTCAGAGACCTGCTTTCTCATCCAAAGAGCGATGTAGCGGTATTGTTGACCACGTTTTTTTTGACGGTCGTTTTGGATTTAACCATCGCCATTCAGATTGGAGTGATAATGGCTTTGGTGCTGTTTGTCAAACGAACGGCGGAAACGTCAGAGATACAGGTGATTAAAAATCAGTTCAATGCCGAAACATCGGACGAGTTGACCGACTCGGGCGATAACCTCAGCCTTGCCCTCCCTCCCGACACCGAAGTTTATGAAATAAACGGCCCGTTTTTCTTTGGCGCTGCCAACAAATTTGATGAAGCCCTGCGAAGGGTGGGCAGTCGTCGCCCTAAGGTGCGGATTATCCGGATGTCGAAAGCGCCGTTTATCGACTCAACGGGATTAAACAACCTGCGAAGTTTGTGCAAAAAATCGAAAACCGAGCAAATACAAGTGATATTGGCAGAGGTAAACGAACAGCCCCTGTCGGTCATCTTAAAAGCCGGGATTGATCAACTTCTGGGAGAAAACAATATCTGCCCCTCTATCGAAACGGCATTGGAGCGGGCGCGTCAGCTTACCGGTTCGAGTGGCTGA
- a CDS encoding enoyl-CoA hydratase/isomerase family protein, producing the protein MTPTQLHTQTDETGILTITINREEKLNALNTTLLSELVQVLQNHRDSDTVKGVILTGAGSKAFAAGADISEFAGFNAKEGKEMVERGYRIFKTVEQYPKPIIAAVNGFALGGGCELAMACHLRVASPNAKFGQPEVNLGIIPGYGGTQRLIQLVGKGKALELLMTADIIAADEALRLGLVNYVVPQEELMTKCREILGKITAKAPLAIKKVIACVDSYFTAGENGYETEMELFASCFGTHDFKEGTEAFMTKRKANFTGS; encoded by the coding sequence ATGACACCAACACAATTACATACTCAAACAGACGAAACCGGCATTTTAACCATCACCATTAACCGCGAAGAAAAACTAAACGCACTCAACACCACCCTACTCAGCGAATTGGTTCAGGTACTGCAAAACCATCGCGACAGTGATACCGTAAAAGGGGTTATCCTGACCGGAGCAGGTTCAAAAGCATTTGCGGCAGGTGCAGATATTTCTGAATTTGCCGGGTTTAACGCTAAGGAAGGGAAAGAAATGGTTGAGCGGGGATACCGGATTTTTAAAACAGTGGAGCAATACCCCAAACCCATCATTGCAGCCGTCAACGGATTTGCCTTAGGCGGTGGTTGTGAGTTGGCCATGGCCTGTCATCTGAGGGTAGCTTCGCCAAATGCCAAATTCGGACAGCCCGAGGTCAATCTCGGCATTATACCCGGCTACGGGGGCACGCAAAGACTCATCCAATTGGTAGGGAAAGGCAAAGCCCTTGAGCTACTGATGACTGCCGACATCATTGCAGCAGACGAGGCACTGCGCCTGGGCTTGGTAAATTATGTAGTACCGCAGGAAGAACTGATGACTAAATGCCGGGAAATTTTGGGTAAAATAACTGCTAAAGCACCCCTCGCGATTAAAAAGGTTATCGCTTGTGTGGACTCATACTTCACCGCCGGTGAAAATGGCTATGAAACCGAAATGGAATTATTTGCTTCCTGTTTTGGAACCCACGATTTTAAGGAAGGCACCGAGGCTTTTATGACGAAAAGAAAAGCCAATTTTACCGGAAGCTAA
- a CDS encoding restriction endonuclease subunit S codes for MATDISDGDHMPPPKSEFGLPFITISNINKQTHKIDFSYTFKVPQKYYDDLKPNKKPIKGDVLYTVTGSYGIPVLIDDNFQFCFQRHIGLIRPSKNLDSKLLYYWILSPQAISQANETATGTAQKQFH; via the coding sequence ATGGCAACCGATATTTCTGATGGCGACCATATGCCACCACCTAAATCTGAATTTGGGTTGCCTTTCATAACCATTTCAAATATCAATAAACAAACACATAAAATTGATTTCTCCTACACATTCAAAGTTCCGCAGAAATACTATGATGATTTAAAACCAAATAAAAAGCCGATTAAAGGAGATGTTCTATATACGGTTACAGGTTCTTACGGAATACCAGTTTTAATAGACGATAATTTTCAGTTTTGCTTTCAACGACACATTGGCTTAATAAGACCAAGCAAAAACCTTGATAGTAAATTGCTCTACTATTGGATTTTATCACCACAAGCAATTTCTCAAGCGAATGAAACAGCAACAGGAACAGCACAAAAACAGTTTCATTGA